In Desulfobacteraceae bacterium, the following are encoded in one genomic region:
- a CDS encoding ABC transporter ATP-binding protein, translating to MILETQNLSKQFGRLRALEAVDLAVAPGEIFGIAGPNGAGKSTLFNVIAGTFPPTSGRVLFKGREITRLPAHRICHLGLARTFQIPQTFQTLSVYDNIRVGATFGNSGRGRREHIAAVMDFLGLTPHRDDIARNLDLYTIKQVMVAASLATGCQLLMLDEPLAGLSMTEISEFIAMVRRINRDMGITILMIEHLLDTLIEVSHRMLILHNGAVIYTGDPEGVRQDPKVVEVYLGPGAEVGP from the coding sequence ATGATCCTGGAGACCCAAAACCTGTCCAAGCAGTTTGGCCGCCTCCGGGCACTGGAGGCGGTGGACCTCGCCGTGGCGCCCGGCGAGATTTTCGGGATCGCGGGCCCCAACGGGGCCGGTAAATCCACCCTTTTCAACGTTATCGCCGGTACTTTTCCGCCCACCTCCGGGCGGGTGCTCTTCAAAGGCCGGGAGATCACCCGGCTGCCGGCCCACCGCATCTGCCATCTGGGCTTGGCGCGGACCTTTCAGATCCCCCAGACCTTCCAAACCCTAAGCGTGTATGACAACATCCGGGTGGGAGCCACCTTCGGCAACAGCGGCCGCGGGCGACGGGAACACATCGCGGCGGTGATGGATTTTCTCGGGCTGACACCCCACCGGGACGACATCGCCCGCAATCTCGATCTCTACACCATCAAACAGGTCATGGTGGCCGCGAGCCTCGCGACCGGCTGCCAGCTTCTGATGCTCGACGAACCCTTGGCAGGCCTCTCCATGACCGAAATCAGCGAATTTATCGCCATGGTCCGCAGGATCAACCGCGACATGGGCATCACCATCCTCATGATCGAACACCTTCTGGATACCCTGATCGAGGTTTCCCACCGGATGCTGATTCTGCATAACGGTGCGGTGATCTACACCGGCGATCCCGAAGGGGTGCGCCAGGACCCCAAGGTCGTCGAGGTCTATCTCGGCCCGGGGGCGGAGGTGGGGCCATGA